The following are from one region of the Coccinella septempunctata chromosome 7, icCocSept1.1, whole genome shotgun sequence genome:
- the LOC123317271 gene encoding clavesin-2-like: MFQNSLEYIKKTEKIPLGKLKFKLINIDDKNFSTCDENLLKFLYSRRLSVEQTFRLIENHLRYRRENPEIFTNLSINDPEIRSALENSLPGLLPQTDRKCRTIIVFHANNWDGQISLISIYRALILCLDFALQNVHVQNNGFVIIVNWEQFTFKKSTWINPKIIRHMIHGMQECYPVKILELHFIASPWYINTAFNVYKLSFEEDIRENFHVHGRNLSTLHEFIHRDVLPTELGGSLPSYNCAKLIDELESYCKNSVR; this comes from the exons atgtTTCAGAATTCCCTGGAATATATAAAGAAAACTGAGAAAATCCCTCTTGGAAAACTTAAATTTAAACTGATAAACATCGatgataaaaatttttcaacctgTGATGAAAACTTGCTGAAGTTTCTGTATTCTCGAAGGCTGAGTGTTGAACAGACTTTCAGGCTTATTGAAAATCATTTGAGATACAGACGTGAAAACCCAGAAATTTTCACGAATCTCAGCATAAATGATCCGGAAATTAGGAGTGCACTTGAAAATTCTCTGCCAG GACTTCTGCCCCAAACAGACAGAAAGTGCAGGACCATCATAGTCTTCCACGCAAACAACTGGGACGGACAAATCAGCTTGATCTCGATATACAGGGCCTTGATTCTCTGCCTGGACTTCGCCTTACAAAACGTACACGTACAAAACAACGGTTTTGTCATCATAGTTAACTGGGAACAATTCACGTTTAAAAAGTCCACCTGGATCAACCCCAAGATTATACGACATATGATTCATGGCATGCAGGAATGTTATCCAGTGAAAATTCTGGAGTTGCACTTCATTGCCTCCCCATGGTACATAAATACCGCCTTCAACGTGTACAAATTGTCCTTTGAGGAAGATATAAGGGAGAACTTCCACGTGCATGGGAGAAATTTGAGTACTTTGCACGAGTTCATCCACAGAGACGTTCTCCCAACTGAGTTGGGTGGATCCTTGCCGAGTTACAATTGTGCCAAGTTGATAGATGAGTTGGAAAGCTATTGCAAAAATAGTGTTAGATGA